In Deinococcus depolymerans, the following are encoded in one genomic region:
- a CDS encoding FUN14 domain-containing protein: protein MTPPAPALPGVSSLSDTLRAMLPDLSVGALLGFATGVALRHIGRVVLIVLGVLFITLQLLSYFDLITVNWLRVQALSEPWLRQGSEQGGAWLTRVLTANLPFAGAFTAGLLLGLRARV, encoded by the coding sequence GTGACTCCCCCCGCTCCGGCCCTGCCCGGCGTCTCCTCCCTGAGCGACACGCTGCGCGCCATGCTGCCCGACCTGAGCGTGGGCGCGCTGCTGGGGTTCGCGACCGGCGTGGCGCTGCGCCACATCGGGCGGGTGGTGCTGATCGTGCTGGGTGTCCTGTTCATCACGCTGCAACTGCTGTCGTACTTCGACCTGATCACCGTGAACTGGCTGCGGGTGCAGGCGCTGTCCGAGCCGTGGCTGCGGCAGGGCAGCGAGCAGGGCGGCGCGTGGCTCACGCGGGTCCTGACCGCCAACCTGCCGTTCGCCGGGGCCTTCACCGCCGGCCTGCTGCTGGGCCTGCGCGCCAGGGTGTAG
- a CDS encoding CAP domain-containing protein, with the protein MIRRSRLPRLLLGLLSVLSAPAAHAQGTFRIGYSAEAERRAPLTVTYTATFPAGHTARWSFGDGGAAQGAQVTHTYYRPGTFTLVATLVDAQGREVSRAETPIEVRSGGPERADLTVLHAPGSVRIGAAGSVLYHPEPPRVLLDGREVGPGPLPLTAGPHVAQAQATGSAGQRLERRLTLNAAPFQTSAAFDSEVLRLTNRARAQGWNCATLRPGGPALPPLLPHPALDLAAQGQSAAMALYGYFDHTSALDGSSPLRRVQTAGLNPASVAENIAAGQTTPAEAVDGWLRSPGHCRNIMGNFTLIGLSYVTRPGSPYTRYWTQVFARP; encoded by the coding sequence GTGATCCGCCGCTCCCGCCTGCCCCGCCTGCTGCTGGGCCTGCTGTCCGTCCTGTCCGCCCCGGCCGCCCATGCGCAGGGCACGTTCCGCATCGGGTACAGCGCCGAGGCCGAACGCCGCGCCCCGCTGACCGTCACCTACACCGCCACCTTCCCCGCCGGCCACACCGCTCGCTGGTCCTTCGGGGACGGCGGCGCCGCGCAGGGCGCGCAGGTCACGCACACCTACTACCGGCCCGGGACCTTCACGCTGGTCGCCACGCTCGTGGACGCGCAGGGCCGCGAGGTCAGCCGCGCCGAGACCCCCATCGAGGTGCGCAGCGGCGGACCGGAACGCGCCGACCTGACCGTCCTGCACGCCCCCGGCAGCGTCCGCATCGGCGCGGCCGGCAGCGTCCTGTACCACCCGGAACCGCCGCGCGTGCTGCTCGACGGCCGCGAGGTCGGCCCCGGCCCGCTCCCCCTGACCGCCGGCCCGCACGTGGCGCAGGCGCAGGCCACCGGCAGCGCCGGGCAGAGACTGGAACGCCGCCTGACCCTGAACGCCGCGCCCTTCCAGACCAGCGCCGCCTTCGACAGCGAGGTCCTGCGCCTCACCAACCGCGCCCGCGCACAGGGCTGGAACTGCGCGACGCTGCGCCCCGGCGGCCCCGCCCTGCCCCCCCTGCTCCCGCACCCGGCGCTGGACCTCGCCGCGCAGGGACAGTCGGCCGCCATGGCGCTGTACGGGTACTTCGACCACACCAGCGCCCTGGACGGCAGCAGCCCCCTGCGCCGCGTGCAGACCGCCGGCCTGAATCCCGCCAGTGTCGCCGAGAACATCGCCGCCGGGCAGACCACGCCTGCCGAGGCGGTGGACGGCTGGCTGCGCAGCCCCGGCCACTGCCGCAACATCATGGGGAACTTCACCCTGATCGGCCTGTCGTACGTCACCCGCCCCGGCAGTCCCTACACCCGCTACTGGACGCAGGTGTTCGCGCGTCCCTGA
- a CDS encoding RNA polymerase sigma factor — protein sequence MDLPTEPVPADLLSPELLERLTAGEERAWFEFVQEYEGRMYGYLYRLEGNSEDALDLTQEVFYRAWRSIRTFRPGERVLPWLYQVARNTQIESHRRKQLQRFSLEQAREDVGFEVTSQKRSPVQAAESADAQDRVQRALLQLPPEYREAVVLRFVEDLSYDEIAQIQGVALGTAKSRVFRAKEQLADLLESVADVN from the coding sequence GTGGACCTCCCGACCGAGCCTGTGCCCGCCGACCTCCTCTCTCCCGAGTTGCTGGAGCGGCTGACGGCCGGCGAGGAACGCGCGTGGTTCGAGTTCGTGCAGGAGTACGAGGGCCGCATGTACGGGTACCTGTACCGCCTGGAAGGCAACAGCGAGGACGCGCTGGACCTGACCCAGGAGGTCTTCTACCGGGCGTGGCGCAGCATCCGCACCTTCCGGCCCGGCGAGCGGGTGCTGCCGTGGCTGTATCAGGTGGCGCGGAACACGCAGATCGAATCTCACCGCCGCAAGCAGTTGCAGCGCTTCTCGCTGGAGCAGGCGCGCGAGGACGTGGGCTTCGAGGTGACCAGCCAGAAACGGTCCCCGGTGCAGGCGGCGGAGAGTGCCGACGCGCAGGACCGCGTGCAGCGCGCCCTGCTGCAACTGCCGCCCGAGTACCGCGAGGCGGTCGTGCTGCGCTTCGTGGAGGACCTCAGTTACGACGAGATCGCGCAGATTCAGGGCGTGGCGCTCGGCACCGCCAAGAGCCGCGTGTTCCGTGCCAAGGAGCAGCTCGCGGACCTGCTGGAGAGCGTCGCTGACGTCAACTGA
- a CDS encoding HAMP domain-containing sensor histidine kinase, translated as MTPPAPERRRIPPRLLLLARELLLASLPGVLTTTVLLTTTLPAYTALKNNGSGWSPYAYQGFVQDVMQYQVSRHPDVPAEERQQRRLEALSSALNRAQFALLDDVERLGERRLSVVARNLQEDTAASAERAAQEAIGLNVQANEYAKSLGIRYQQELARLRYALIGTSALTGLLSALLILRALMFWRREHLRMRLREERQLEALNLASHEMRRPLQTLLLASDLLRRAETPDQQQRLLAMIEDSASQISNRADLSRLNDLYLDVTLHPQRTDLRPLVRRFASARVHVVTPETPVLWPVDSGRFRQMIENLTENALKYTDGLVEVTLLTPQGRPQVQVRDFGPGMSPELQGRVFQPYERGPVGLRGGQGLGLPLVRRYARAHGGDVTISHPPGGGLIVTLTLGDPATHLRAAPTPSLTTT; from the coding sequence ATGACGCCGCCCGCTCCCGAACGCCGCCGGATTCCCCCGCGCCTGCTGCTGCTGGCCCGCGAACTGCTGCTGGCCAGCCTGCCGGGCGTCCTGACCACCACCGTCCTGCTGACCACCACCCTGCCCGCCTACACCGCCCTGAAAAACAACGGCAGCGGCTGGAGCCCCTACGCCTACCAGGGCTTCGTGCAGGACGTGATGCAGTACCAGGTTTCCCGCCACCCGGACGTGCCGGCCGAGGAACGCCAGCAGCGCCGGCTGGAGGCCCTGTCCAGCGCCCTGAACCGCGCGCAGTTCGCGCTGCTCGACGACGTGGAACGCCTGGGTGAACGCCGCCTGTCGGTCGTGGCCCGCAACCTGCAGGAGGACACGGCCGCCTCGGCCGAGCGGGCCGCGCAGGAAGCGATCGGGCTGAACGTCCAGGCGAACGAGTACGCCAAGAGTCTCGGCATCCGCTACCAGCAGGAACTCGCGCGGCTGCGGTACGCGCTGATCGGCACGTCCGCCCTGACCGGCCTGCTCAGCGCGCTGCTGATCCTGCGGGCACTGATGTTCTGGCGGCGGGAACACCTGCGCATGCGCCTGCGCGAGGAGCGGCAGCTGGAAGCCCTGAACCTCGCCAGTCACGAGATGCGCCGCCCCCTGCAGACCCTGCTGCTCGCCAGTGACCTGCTGCGCCGCGCCGAGACACCCGACCAGCAGCAGCGCCTGCTGGCCATGATCGAGGACAGCGCCTCGCAGATCTCCAACCGCGCGGACCTGAGCCGCCTGAACGACCTGTACCTCGACGTGACCCTCCACCCCCAGCGGACCGACCTGCGCCCGCTGGTGCGCCGCTTCGCGTCCGCCCGCGTGCACGTGGTCACGCCGGAAACGCCGGTCCTGTGGCCGGTGGACAGCGGCCGTTTCCGGCAGATGATCGAGAACCTCACCGAGAACGCCCTGAAGTACACCGACGGCCTGGTCGAGGTGACGCTCCTGACCCCGCAGGGCCGCCCACAGGTGCAGGTCCGTGATTTCGGTCCCGGCATGAGCCCCGAACTGCAGGGCCGGGTCTTCCAGCCGTACGAACGCGGCCCGGTGGGCCTGCGCGGCGGGCAGGGGCTGGGCCTGCCGCTGGTGCGCCGCTACGCCCGCGCGCACGGCGGGGACGTGACCATCAGCCACCCGCCGGGAGGAGGGCTGATCGTCACCCTCACGCTCGGAGACCCCGCCACCCACCTGCGGGCCGCGCCCACCCCCAGTCTGACCACGACCTGA
- a CDS encoding DUF4384 domain-containing protein — protein sequence MTFFRIQHLLTVTAALAAVSSLGPARAAPNLSAQSIIVNPVVSDLSVKVWTDRDSSGRATPSYAPGEKIRLYTSVNQDAYVYLFNVDPQGQVDLILPNRYQGGANFLKANVVKAFPAAGDPFSFDIAAPYGVNKVLAVASRTPLNLDQIATFKAGQDSFASVKVTGQQGLAQALSIVVTPLPQNAWVTDTAFYAVAGRAVSAPRPVTPSPAPVVTSPWGAQREWRITVDSRSDLRGQHDAYAAKLRSEGYVLVETRVKNSEIESEFRRADGSKAELKVKRKGNRTEITVERR from the coding sequence ATGACTTTCTTCCGTATCCAGCACCTGTTGACCGTGACGGCCGCCCTGGCAGCCGTGTCGTCCCTGGGACCGGCGCGGGCCGCACCCAACCTGAGCGCCCAGAGCATCATCGTGAATCCCGTGGTGTCGGACCTGAGCGTGAAGGTCTGGACGGACCGGGACAGCAGTGGCCGCGCCACGCCGTCCTACGCGCCCGGCGAGAAGATCCGCCTGTACACCAGCGTCAACCAGGACGCGTACGTGTACCTGTTCAACGTGGACCCGCAGGGGCAGGTGGACCTGATCCTGCCGAACCGGTACCAGGGGGGCGCGAACTTCCTGAAGGCGAACGTGGTCAAGGCGTTCCCGGCGGCCGGGGATCCCTTCAGCTTCGATATCGCCGCGCCGTACGGCGTGAACAAGGTGCTGGCGGTGGCCAGCCGCACGCCGCTGAACCTCGATCAGATCGCGACGTTCAAGGCCGGGCAGGACAGTTTCGCCAGCGTGAAGGTCACGGGGCAGCAGGGGCTGGCGCAGGCGCTGAGCATCGTCGTGACGCCCCTGCCCCAGAACGCCTGGGTGACCGATACGGCCTTCTATGCCGTGGCGGGCCGCGCGGTCAGTGCGCCGCGTCCCGTGACGCCCAGCCCGGCGCCGGTGGTCACGAGTCCCTGGGGCGCGCAGCGTGAGTGGCGGATCACCGTGGACAGCCGTTCGGACCTGCGTGGGCAGCACGACGCGTACGCCGCGAAACTGCGCAGCGAGGGGTACGTGCTGGTGGAGACCCGCGTGAAGAACAGCGAGATCGAGAGCGAGTTCCGCCGGGCGGATGGCAGCAAGGCTGAACTGAAGGTCAAGCGCAAGGGCAACCGCACCGAGATCACGGTCGAGCGGCGCTGA
- a CDS encoding LacI family DNA-binding transcriptional regulator: MRKPTIQDVARQAGVGVGTVSRVLNNHVAVKGATRESVLKAIADLEYTPNPHARRIAGGKSYTISVLLPVLTTEFYVRLLDGLESAFQEARYDVAIFPLLDRSRLERYLGSHTLAYQADGLVMATYNLTQMFHERRLRTQQPTVLVDAYADNVDSSFMDNVAGGRLAGEYAAKLPGQLYAVWVETELDQLFTTRVFEDRRSGFMSEVQAAGRSVRAEYTSSFDSLAARNTAATLLDDAQAAGLPCTVFASADMLAGALLDEVRLRGLRIGQDVRVIGFDDQPWAAERGLTTLHQPVESMGYEAAQLLLSRLNGYKGPPRARRFEPRLIVRGSA, encoded by the coding sequence ATGCGGAAACCCACCATTCAGGATGTTGCCCGGCAGGCCGGGGTTGGCGTCGGCACCGTTTCACGGGTGCTGAACAACCACGTCGCCGTCAAGGGAGCCACGCGCGAGAGCGTCCTCAAGGCCATCGCGGACCTCGAGTACACGCCCAACCCGCACGCCCGGCGCATTGCCGGCGGCAAGAGCTACACCATCAGCGTCCTGCTGCCGGTCCTCACCACGGAGTTCTACGTGCGGCTCCTCGACGGCCTGGAAAGCGCCTTTCAGGAAGCGCGGTACGACGTGGCGATCTTCCCGCTGCTGGACCGCTCCCGCCTGGAACGTTACCTGGGGTCCCACACCCTGGCGTACCAGGCGGACGGGCTGGTCATGGCCACCTATAACCTCACGCAGATGTTCCACGAACGCCGCCTGCGCACGCAGCAACCGACCGTCCTCGTCGACGCGTACGCCGACAACGTGGATTCCTCGTTCATGGACAACGTTGCCGGGGGCCGCCTGGCCGGCGAGTACGCCGCGAAACTCCCGGGACAGCTGTACGCCGTGTGGGTCGAGACGGAACTCGATCAGCTGTTCACCACCCGCGTGTTCGAGGATCGCCGCAGCGGCTTCATGAGCGAGGTGCAGGCGGCCGGGCGCAGCGTCCGCGCCGAGTACACCTCCAGTTTCGACTCGCTGGCCGCCCGCAACACCGCCGCGACCCTGCTGGACGACGCGCAGGCCGCCGGGCTGCCCTGCACGGTGTTCGCGTCGGCCGACATGCTCGCCGGGGCGCTGCTCGACGAGGTGCGTCTGCGCGGCCTGCGCATCGGTCAGGACGTACGGGTCATCGGTTTCGACGACCAGCCCTGGGCGGCCGAGCGGGGCCTGACCACCCTGCACCAGCCGGTCGAGAGCATGGGTTACGAGGCCGCGCAGCTGCTGCTCTCGCGCCTGAACGGCTACAAGGGACCGCCCCGCGCCCGCCGTTTCGAACCGCGCCTGATCGTGCGCGGCAGCGCGTAA